One region of Vigna angularis cultivar LongXiaoDou No.4 chromosome 10, ASM1680809v1, whole genome shotgun sequence genomic DNA includes:
- the LOC108335501 gene encoding phosphatidylinositol/phosphatidylcholine transfer protein SFH11 isoform X1 — translation MIHFEHRRPPTSSGKVFTVKRNGHRLRFSIVRVALCCLQMRSPKAESDDRDVTIARGEDELRPGFQGLKFDSGSGSGKKKKSIHPPIETHWDLHSSTSGKKSNSSPIKSLLSLSFPFMKFRRSKSLVMILEGARDPKDKQIVESFREMLLQESLLPPKHDDYHTLLRFLRMRDFDMSKSKEMFQNYLNWRKEFRVDQLPKEFNFTEYNEVKNCYPHGYHAVDRYGRPLYIERIGMVDLNKLGQVTTFERFIKHHVLEQEKTLKLRYPACSLAAKRHIASTTSILDVNGVGMSNFSKPARYLFMEIQKIDSCYYPETLNKLFIINAGSGFRMLWKAVKTFLDERTVAKIQVLGSNYLSVLLEAIEPSNLPTFLGGNCTCSDYGGCLMSDRGPWKNPEVLEMIQAVNLREEIDGKCEDVEVATEDSSMPKKVEMQTKDGDNTLSLLEETACAGSDSACTCRLAMQKIDCLEATLGDIQNKIKTLEDALQKTIVPSKEQAQHSDQPAV, via the exons atgattcatttTGAGCATCGTAGGCCACCCACAAGTAGTGGTAAAGTTTTTACGGTTAAAAGAAATGGCCATCGATTACGGTTTTCAATCGTGAGAG TAGCGTTGTGTTGTTTACAAATGAGAAGTCCGAAGGCAGAGTCCGACGACAGGGACGTGACCATAGCAAGAGGTGAAGATGAATTGCGTCCTGGTTTTCAGGGATTGAAGTTTGACAGTGGAAGTGGTAgtggtaagaaaaaaaaaagtattcacCCTCCGATTGAAACGCATTGGGATCTGCATTCATCAACGTCAGGGAAAAAGTCTAATTCGTCACCTATCAAGTCACTCTTGTCATTGTCATTCCCGTTCATGAAATTTAGGAGGAGTAAAAGCCTTGTAATGATTCTAGAAGGAGCTCGTGATCCCAAGGATAAACAGATTGTCGAGTCTTTTCGCGAAATGCTTTTACAAGAATCTCTCTTGCCACCTAAGCACGATGATTATCACACTCTTCTGAg GTTTCTGCGCATGAGGGATTTCGACATGTCAAAATCCAAAGAAATGTTCCAAAATTATCTCAATTGGCGCAAGGAATTTCGAGTAGACCAGCTTCCAAAG GAATTCAATTTCACGGAGTACAATGAAGTGAAGAACTGCTATCCTCATGGATACCACGCAGTTGATAGATATGGAAGACCTTTGTATATTGAGAGAATTGGGATGGTAGACCTTAACAAACTGGGCCAAGTTACCACATTTGAAAGGTTTATCAAACACCATGTGTTAGAGCAAGAGAAAACTCTCAAACTAAGATACCCTGCATGTTCTCTAGCGGCTAAAAGGCACATAGCATCCACTACAAGTATCTTGGATGTCAACGGAGTA GGAATGTCTAATTTCTCAAAGCCCGCAAGGTACCTCTTCATGGAAATTCAGAAGATCGATAGCTGTTACTATCCTGAG ACTCTAAATAAGctatttattattaatgccGGATCTGGGTTTAGGATGCTGTGGAAAGCAGTAAAGACATTTCTAGATGAACGCACAGTAGCAAAAATTCAG GTGTTGGGCTCTAATTATCTCAGCGTACTGCTTGAGGCTATCGAGCCGAG TAATTTGCCAACTTTTCTGGGTGGTAACTGCACATGTTCCGATTATGGAGGTTGTCTGATGAGTGATCGAGGGCCCTGGAAAAATCCAGAAGTGTTGGAAATGATTCAG GCTGTTAACTTGAGAGAAGAGATCGATGGTAAATGCGAGGATGTTGAGGTGGCTACAGAAGATTCCTCGATGCCTAAAAAG GTTGAGATGCAGACCAAAGATGGCGATAACACTTTGAGTCTGCTTGAGGAGACAGCGTGCGCGGGGTCAGACTCTGCATGTACTTGTAGGTTAGCAATGCAAAAAATTGATTGTCTTGAAGCTACTCTTGGAGACATACAGAAT AAAATCAAGACGCTGGAAGATGCACTTCAAAAGACCATTGTG CCATCGAAAGAACAAGCACAGCATTCCGATCAACCAGCTGTATAA
- the LOC108335501 gene encoding phosphatidylinositol/phosphatidylcholine transfer protein SFH11 isoform X2 has translation MRSPKAESDDRDVTIARGEDELRPGFQGLKFDSGSGSGKKKKSIHPPIETHWDLHSSTSGKKSNSSPIKSLLSLSFPFMKFRRSKSLVMILEGARDPKDKQIVESFREMLLQESLLPPKHDDYHTLLRFLRMRDFDMSKSKEMFQNYLNWRKEFRVDQLPKEFNFTEYNEVKNCYPHGYHAVDRYGRPLYIERIGMVDLNKLGQVTTFERFIKHHVLEQEKTLKLRYPACSLAAKRHIASTTSILDVNGVGMSNFSKPARYLFMEIQKIDSCYYPETLNKLFIINAGSGFRMLWKAVKTFLDERTVAKIQVLGSNYLSVLLEAIEPSNLPTFLGGNCTCSDYGGCLMSDRGPWKNPEVLEMIQAVNLREEIDGKCEDVEVATEDSSMPKKVEMQTKDGDNTLSLLEETACAGSDSACTCRLAMQKIDCLEATLGDIQNKIKTLEDALQKTIVPSKEQAQHSDQPAV, from the exons ATGAGAAGTCCGAAGGCAGAGTCCGACGACAGGGACGTGACCATAGCAAGAGGTGAAGATGAATTGCGTCCTGGTTTTCAGGGATTGAAGTTTGACAGTGGAAGTGGTAgtggtaagaaaaaaaaaagtattcacCCTCCGATTGAAACGCATTGGGATCTGCATTCATCAACGTCAGGGAAAAAGTCTAATTCGTCACCTATCAAGTCACTCTTGTCATTGTCATTCCCGTTCATGAAATTTAGGAGGAGTAAAAGCCTTGTAATGATTCTAGAAGGAGCTCGTGATCCCAAGGATAAACAGATTGTCGAGTCTTTTCGCGAAATGCTTTTACAAGAATCTCTCTTGCCACCTAAGCACGATGATTATCACACTCTTCTGAg GTTTCTGCGCATGAGGGATTTCGACATGTCAAAATCCAAAGAAATGTTCCAAAATTATCTCAATTGGCGCAAGGAATTTCGAGTAGACCAGCTTCCAAAG GAATTCAATTTCACGGAGTACAATGAAGTGAAGAACTGCTATCCTCATGGATACCACGCAGTTGATAGATATGGAAGACCTTTGTATATTGAGAGAATTGGGATGGTAGACCTTAACAAACTGGGCCAAGTTACCACATTTGAAAGGTTTATCAAACACCATGTGTTAGAGCAAGAGAAAACTCTCAAACTAAGATACCCTGCATGTTCTCTAGCGGCTAAAAGGCACATAGCATCCACTACAAGTATCTTGGATGTCAACGGAGTA GGAATGTCTAATTTCTCAAAGCCCGCAAGGTACCTCTTCATGGAAATTCAGAAGATCGATAGCTGTTACTATCCTGAG ACTCTAAATAAGctatttattattaatgccGGATCTGGGTTTAGGATGCTGTGGAAAGCAGTAAAGACATTTCTAGATGAACGCACAGTAGCAAAAATTCAG GTGTTGGGCTCTAATTATCTCAGCGTACTGCTTGAGGCTATCGAGCCGAG TAATTTGCCAACTTTTCTGGGTGGTAACTGCACATGTTCCGATTATGGAGGTTGTCTGATGAGTGATCGAGGGCCCTGGAAAAATCCAGAAGTGTTGGAAATGATTCAG GCTGTTAACTTGAGAGAAGAGATCGATGGTAAATGCGAGGATGTTGAGGTGGCTACAGAAGATTCCTCGATGCCTAAAAAG GTTGAGATGCAGACCAAAGATGGCGATAACACTTTGAGTCTGCTTGAGGAGACAGCGTGCGCGGGGTCAGACTCTGCATGTACTTGTAGGTTAGCAATGCAAAAAATTGATTGTCTTGAAGCTACTCTTGGAGACATACAGAAT AAAATCAAGACGCTGGAAGATGCACTTCAAAAGACCATTGTG CCATCGAAAGAACAAGCACAGCATTCCGATCAACCAGCTGTATAA
- the LOC108335079 gene encoding probable aspartyl protease At4g16563, which translates to MPPLFFLCFMLCISHTHQIIILPLTNSISKTQFNSTHHLLKATSSRSASRFHRHRQTQNSISLPLSSGSDYTLSFNLASNPSQSITLYMDTGSDLVWFPCTPFQCILCEGKFNATTPLNVTRSHRVSCQSPACSAAHSSMSSNDLCAIARCPLDSIETSDCSSATCPPFYYAYGDGSFIARLYRDSLSMSSLFLKNFTFGCAHSALAEPTGVAGFGRGLLSLPAQLATISPNLGNRFSYCLVSHSFDQQRVRKPSPLILGRYDDSAEGSEFVYTSMLRNPKHPYFYCVGIAGISVGKRTIPAPEMLRRVNRRGDGGVVVDSGTTFTMLPASLYNSVVSEFDRRVGRVLKRASKVEEKTGLGPCYFLEGLVEVPTVTWHFVGNDSNVVLPRGNYFYEFLDGGDGVRRKVGCLMLMNGGDDSELSGGPGATLGNYQQQGFEVVYDLENQRVGFAKRQCASLWDSLNRHKN; encoded by the coding sequence ATGCCTCCTCTGTTTTTCCTCTGTTTCATGCTCTGCATTTCCCACACACACCAAATCATTATATTACCCTTAACAAACTCAATTTCGAAAACCCAATTCAACAGTACCCATCACCTTCTCAAAGCTACCTCCTCTCGCTCAGCCTCGCGCTTCCACCGCCACCGCCAAACCCAGAACTCAATCTCTCTCCCGCTTTCTTCAGGAAGCGACTACACCCTTTCCTTCAATTTAGCTTCAAACCCTTCTCAATCCATAACCCTTTACATGGACACGGGCAGCGACCTCGTCTGGTTCCCATGCACTCCCTTCCAGTGCATTCTCTGCGAAGGCAAATTCAACGCTACAACACCCCTCAACGTCACGCGCTCCCACCGTGTCTCCTGCCAATCCCCTGCATGCTCCGCAGCACACTCCTCTATGTCCTCCAATGACCTCTGCGCAATCGCACGTTGTCCTCTCGACAGTATCGAAACCTCTGATTGCTCTTCTGCCACGTGTCCACCTTTCTACTACGCTTACGGCGACGGAAGCTTCATCGCGCGCCTCTACCGCGATTCTCTATCCATGTCCTCTCTTTTCCTTAAAAACTTCACCTTCGGTTGCGCCCACTCCGCACTCGCCGAACCCACCGGCGTTGCAGGTTTCGGTCGGGGCTTGTTGTCACTCCCTGCGCAACTTGCTACCATCTCTCCAAACCTCGGTAACCGTTTTTCTTACTGTCTGGTTTCTCACTCTTTCGATCAACAACGAGTTCGCAAACCGAGTCCACTCATTCTCGGCCGCTACGACGATTCCGCAGAGGGTAGTGAGTTTGTTTACACGTCCATGCTTCGGAACCCGAAGCATCCTTATTTCTACTGCGTCGGAATCGCCGGAATCTCCGTCGGGAAGAGGACTATTCCGGCGCCGGAGATGCTGCGAAGGGTGAACCGCAGAGGGGACGGCGGCGTGGTTGTTGACAGCGGAACCACGTTCACAATGCTGCCTGCGAGTTTGTATAACTCGGTGGTGAGTGAGTTTGACCGGCGAGTGGGGCGAGTTCTGAAACGCGCGAGTAAGGTGGAGGAGAAAACGGGCCTCGGGCCGTGTTATTTTTTGGAAGGGTTGGTGGAGGTGCCTACGGTGACGTGGCACTTTGTGGGGAATGATTCAAATGTGGTGCTGCCTAGGGGAAACTATTTTTATGAGTTTTTAGACGGTGGTGATGGGGTTAGGAGGAAGGTGGGGTGCTTGATGTTGATGAACGGTGGCGATGACAGTGAGTTGAGCGGTGGACCTGGAGCCACACTTGGGAACTATCAGCAGCAAGGGTTTGAGGTGGTGTATGACTTGGAAAACCAGCGCGTGGGTTTCGCTAAGAGGCAATGCGCTTCGCTTTGGGATAGTCTCAACCGTCACAAAAACTAG
- the LOC108335357 gene encoding bifunctional adenosine 5'-phosphosulfate phosphorylase/adenylylsulfatase HINT4, whose translation MAGATPSCVFCAIAAKSTPDNTLLHSDDKVVAFQDINPSAFRHYLVVPVAHIPTVKDLQRKPDDHSLVNHMLEVGKTLLLRDAPQSQQYRFGFHQPPLNSVNHLHLHCLALPYTPRWRSIKYLSFGPLGFIEAEKFLEKIKPSSTFQ comes from the exons ATGGCGGGAGCTACTCCGTCCTGTGTTTTCTGTGCAATTGCCGCCAAATCCACCCCTGACAATACTCTTCTTCATTCC GACGATAAGGTTGTCGCATTTCAGGACATTAATCCTTCCGCTTTCAG GCATTACTTAGTAGTTCCTGTGGCGCACATTCCTACTGTTAAAGATCTTCAGAGAAAACCTGATGACCATTCTTTGG TGAATCACATGTTAGAGGTAGGAAAAACGTTATTACTAAGAGATGCGCCTCAGTCCCAGCAGTACAG ATTTGGCTTTCATCAGCCTCCACTGAACTCTGTTAACCACCTACACCTGCATTGTTTGGCGCTACCATATACGCCCAG ATGGCGATCAATAAAATACTTATCTTTTGGACCACTTGGCTTCATTGAAGCGGAGAAGTTTCTGGAAAAGATAAAGCCATCGTCCACATTTCAATGA
- the LOC108336137 gene encoding chaperone protein dnaJ 13: MAERNESQDNRELYALLNLSPDASDEEIRRAYRQWAQAYHPDKYQAPHMKDIATENFQRIREAYEILSDPHKRQIYDIYGMEGLTSGLELGSTLNGAEVIKAELERLKRMKEREKLAAHFLPSGTIIANMSLPRYLDGDGLVIGMAMTSEIQSHLSKRNAFTIGGNLAVNGGEGGGAANALFRHQLSKDSSVEFVASVGLRALIGVQTTRNLSSHSTATMGVAMSLRDGSLNLSNLWTRQLSETASGHIELNLGQQSSIAVGWQKKDERRSASGELKFGTGLFEAAVHCTHRFSRKSLGCIAGRVGSSSLEIEVGGGRKLSKFSSVRWLYVIGIQGISWKFELYRGGQKIILPILLTRHLNPVFATGAFFIPASLYFCLKKFLIKPYYLRRSKQKALEEEKESSAQVKEAWAAAEKAQKLQQNVANRKRNRQLETGGLVITRALYGNQIVLSNLKSSSETSFESTSDVIDVTIPLNFLVNDSGQLKLHEGVKKSGIMGFCDPCPGRPKELYVEYVYAGNQFKVWVGDYEELQIPKGSHRI, encoded by the exons ATGGCGGAGCGGAATGAATCACAAGACAACAGAGAACTCTATGCACTTCTCAACTTGTCTCCGGATGCTTCCGATGAAGAAATCCGCAGAGCATATCGTCAATGGGCGCAAGCTTATCACCCCGATAAGTACCAAGCTCCTCAC ATGAAGGATATTGCCACGGAGAACTTTCAACGCATACGTGAAGCTTACGAGATTCTGTCAGATCCACATAAGAGACAAATATATGATATCTATGGAATGGAAGGTTTGACTTCTGGTTTGGAGCTTGGTTCAACGCTCAATGGAGCTGAAGTGATCAAGGCAGAGCTAGAGAGATTAAAGAGGATGAAGGAAAGGGAAAAATTGGCGGCGCATTTTCTACCTTCTGGTACAATTATAGCCAATATGTCTTTGCCGCGCTATTTAGACGGTGATGGCCTCGTCATAGG AATGGCTATGACAAGTGAAATCCAGTCTCACTTATCCAAGCGCAATGCTTTTACAATTGGTGGTAATTTAGCAGTGAACGGAGGTGAAGGCGGTGGAGCTGCGAATGCTCTATTTAGGCATCAACTTTCAAAAGATTCGTCAGTAGAGTTTGTGGCTTCAGTTGGTTTGCGTGCACTAATTGGCGTGCAAACAACTCG TAATTTGTCATCACACTCAACAGCAACAATGGGCGTAGCAATGTCTTTGAGAGATGGTTCATTGAATCTTTCAAATTTGTGGACCCGCCAACTGTCAGAAACAGCAAGTGGACAT ATAGAGCTTAATTTGGGACAGCAATCATCTATAGCTGTTGGGTGGCAAAAGAAAGATGAGAGAAGGTCTGCCTCTGGAGAATTAAAG TTTGGCACAGGTTTGTTTGAAGCAGCAGTTCATTGTACACATCGTTTTTCTCGTAAATCTCTTGGTTGCATTGCGGGAAGAGTTGGGAG TTCTTCCCTCGAGATTGAAGTTGGTGGTGGTAGGAAGTTATCCAAGTTCAGCTCAGTACGGTGGTTGTATGTAATAGGAATTCAG GGTATTTCCTGGAAATTTGAACTCTATCGTGGGGGTCAGAAGATAATTCTTCCA ATTTTGCTGACAAGGCATCTTAACCCTGTGTTTGCTACTGGAGCATTTTTCATTCCTGCATCTCTTTACTTTTGTCTAAAG AAGTTTCTTATTAAACCTTATTACCTTAGAAGGAGTAAGCAGAAGGCTCtggaggaggagaaggaaagTTCTGCTCAG GTTAAGGAAGCATGGGCTGCAGCAGAGAAAGCACAGAAATTACAACAAAATGTGGCTAATAGGAAAAGAAACAGGCAATTAGAAACAGGTGGACTGGTTATTACGAGAGCACTATATGGAAATCAGATAGTTTTGAGCAACTTAAAGTCATCTAGTGAAACAAGTTTTGAATCAACTTCTGATGTCATTGATGTTACGATACCTCTGAATTTTCTTGTTAATGATTCTGGCCAACTCAAG CTTCATGAAGGTGTGAAAAAATCAGGAATTATGGGTTTTTGTGATCCATGTCCAGGAAGACCTAAAGAGTTGTATGTAGAGTACGTTTATGCTGGCAATCAATTCAAG GTTTGGGTTGGTGATTATGAAGAATTACAAATCCCTAAGGGCAGCCACAGGATATAA